One Cryptosporangium minutisporangium DNA segment encodes these proteins:
- a CDS encoding dihydrofolate reductase family protein, with amino-acid sequence MSDTTCHMSISLDGFVAGPGQSREQPLGKRGLELHTWHIGDPRANDADKIANEWLMRPRGAYVMGRNMYGPIRGDWDEEWTGWWGAEPPYHAPVFVLSHHAHDPIRMDGGTTFHFVTEGFDAAYAAARQAAGDQGVDIAGGASTVRQALIAGVIDELTLDVAPVLLGSGERIFDGVESFGFEPVEVLHSPLATHIRYRRTEIR; translated from the coding sequence GTGTCGGACACCACGTGCCACATGTCGATCTCTCTGGACGGCTTCGTCGCCGGGCCTGGCCAGAGCCGCGAGCAGCCCCTGGGCAAGCGAGGTCTGGAGCTGCACACCTGGCACATCGGCGACCCGCGGGCCAACGACGCCGACAAGATCGCGAACGAGTGGCTCATGCGCCCGCGTGGCGCGTACGTGATGGGTCGCAACATGTACGGCCCGATCCGCGGGGACTGGGACGAGGAATGGACCGGGTGGTGGGGCGCCGAGCCGCCGTATCACGCGCCGGTGTTCGTGCTGAGCCACCACGCACACGACCCGATCCGGATGGACGGCGGGACGACGTTCCACTTCGTCACCGAGGGCTTCGACGCGGCCTACGCCGCGGCGCGCCAGGCCGCCGGCGACCAGGGCGTGGACATCGCCGGTGGGGCCTCGACCGTCCGGCAGGCACTGATCGCCGGCGTGATCGACGAGCTCACACTCGACGTCGCACCGGTTCTGCTCGGTTCCGGCGAGCGCATCTTCGACGGCGTCGAATCGTTCGGGTTCGAACCCGTCGAGGTGCTTCACTCACCGCTCGCCACCCACATCCGATACCGCCGGACGGAGATCCGCTAG
- a CDS encoding family 43 glycosylhydrolase — translation MHREAADPSIVLYRGRFYLFASMSYGFWHSTDLVTWEYRQTDKLPPLDYTPDVREIDGALYISASRRDEPCPFFRSVEPLADDFVEVTPGSFDFWDPNLFQDDDGSTYFYWGCSNKTPVYGTRIDPSTFAPIGERVEVTHSDPAARGWENSGDNHIKQPPRAERDRLIAQYVGDAPFLEAPG, via the coding sequence GTGCACCGCGAAGCGGCGGATCCCTCGATCGTGCTGTACCGCGGCCGGTTCTACCTGTTCGCATCGATGTCCTACGGGTTCTGGCACTCGACCGACCTGGTGACGTGGGAGTACCGCCAGACCGACAAGTTGCCGCCGCTGGATTACACGCCCGACGTCCGGGAGATCGACGGCGCGCTCTACATCTCCGCGTCACGCCGCGACGAACCGTGCCCGTTCTTCCGTTCGGTCGAACCGCTGGCGGACGACTTCGTCGAGGTGACGCCGGGCTCGTTCGACTTCTGGGATCCGAACCTGTTCCAGGACGACGACGGATCGACCTACTTCTACTGGGGATGCAGTAACAAGACTCCGGTCTACGGGACCCGGATCGATCCGTCGACGTTCGCACCGATCGGTGAACGCGTCGAGGTGACCCACTCGGACCCAGCGGCACGCGGCTGGGAGAACTCCGGGGACAACCACATCAAGCAGCCGCCCCGCGCCGAGCGGGACCGGCTGATCGCCCAGTACGTCGGCGACGCCCCGTTCCTCGAGGCGCCTGGATGA
- a CDS encoding GGDEF domain-containing protein → MRRLTRWPRASAQAWPVHARFAGAAALCGIAYAVAGPGPRAVIFAVASALPILMCALALWARHLIDRAPWLTATAGMIMLAVSMNLWPEWITEHHLGRAEGRPVDLVIATAHGLLLVGTAWALRLHGKNDSGGMLDAGLLGLCAAAPLWVGLVAPNLTPDATLLGETLMLVDLMLLCGVMGCLLRIGFRARKSRGPIFYLLLAATTTLAAEVCAVLTVNGTTTWTSELIMMAYLAMGTAVLLPAAPHITFPSGRIKPATGEPPLGWIGAALCTNPLMGAVQAIRGDDGASVLLAVGSMLIVPLVLLRLKLLSAQRCEAERELAHYAHHDELTGLFNRRHITAQIDEALAELRNGDLRHITLLLCDLDGFKPINDQYGHRAGDSVLKAIAVRLAGAVEDADVVGRIGGDEFLILIKGEVADDAAERIAELVRQPIQLDESAVRVGVSIGAATASHGGAYPDRDAFINLADTGMYAAKVARSEAGVPRPINPARGQTAAVTRPSQRVETDRRGRSGTRGAVASAASAPGGPGRPKSQP, encoded by the coding sequence GTGAGAAGATTGACGAGGTGGCCGCGGGCGTCGGCGCAGGCGTGGCCGGTGCATGCCCGCTTCGCGGGGGCTGCGGCGCTGTGCGGGATCGCTTATGCGGTGGCCGGGCCGGGCCCGCGTGCGGTGATCTTCGCCGTGGCGTCGGCCCTGCCGATTCTGATGTGCGCCCTGGCTCTGTGGGCCCGACACCTGATCGACCGGGCCCCGTGGCTCACGGCGACGGCGGGAATGATCATGCTCGCGGTCAGCATGAACCTGTGGCCGGAGTGGATCACCGAGCATCATCTCGGCCGGGCCGAAGGGCGGCCGGTCGACCTCGTCATCGCGACCGCGCACGGGCTTCTCTTGGTCGGCACCGCCTGGGCGCTGCGCCTGCACGGAAAGAACGACTCGGGCGGAATGCTGGACGCCGGCCTTCTCGGGCTCTGCGCGGCCGCGCCGCTGTGGGTGGGGTTGGTCGCTCCCAATCTGACCCCTGACGCGACCCTGCTCGGCGAGACCCTGATGCTCGTCGACCTGATGTTGCTCTGCGGCGTGATGGGCTGTCTGCTCCGGATCGGGTTCCGGGCGAGGAAATCGCGCGGACCGATCTTCTACCTGCTGCTCGCTGCGACGACGACGCTCGCCGCCGAGGTGTGTGCGGTGCTGACCGTGAACGGCACCACGACGTGGACCAGCGAGTTGATCATGATGGCATACCTGGCCATGGGGACCGCTGTCCTGCTGCCCGCCGCGCCGCACATCACCTTCCCGAGCGGCCGGATCAAGCCCGCCACGGGTGAGCCGCCGCTCGGCTGGATCGGCGCTGCGTTGTGTACCAACCCGCTGATGGGTGCGGTGCAGGCTATCCGCGGTGACGACGGTGCGAGCGTACTGCTCGCGGTCGGCTCGATGCTGATCGTCCCGCTGGTCCTGCTCCGCCTCAAACTGTTGTCGGCGCAGCGGTGCGAAGCCGAACGCGAGCTAGCGCACTACGCGCACCACGACGAGCTGACCGGCCTGTTCAACCGGCGGCACATCACCGCCCAGATCGACGAGGCGTTGGCTGAGCTGCGCAACGGCGACCTCCGGCACATCACGCTGCTGCTCTGCGATCTGGACGGTTTCAAGCCGATCAACGACCAGTACGGGCATCGAGCCGGCGATTCGGTCCTCAAGGCGATCGCGGTGCGGCTGGCCGGCGCCGTAGAGGATGCCGACGTGGTCGGCCGGATCGGTGGCGACGAGTTCCTCATTCTGATCAAGGGCGAGGTCGCCGACGACGCGGCCGAGCGCATCGCCGAACTCGTGCGTCAACCGATCCAGCTCGACGAGTCGGCCGTTCGCGTCGGCGTGTCCATCGGCGCAGCCACCGCGTCTCACGGAGGCGCCTACCCCGATCGGGACGCATTTATCAACCTGGCGGATACCGGAATGTATGCCGCGAAGGTCGCCCGCAGCGAGGCCGGGGTGCCCCGGCCGATCAACCCGGCGCGGGGCCAGACAGCCGCCGTCACGCGACCGTCTCAGCGGGTGGAAACGGATCGTCGAGGCAGGTCGGGGACCCGTGGGGCGGTGGCGAGTGCCGCCAGCGCTCCGGGCGGACCGGGGCGCCCGAAAAGCCAGCCCTGA
- a CDS encoding TetR/AcrR family transcriptional regulator produces the protein MTLGNAPHRPSQREAALDHALDLLRVGGALSLESAARAAGLSKPGLMYHFPTKEALITAMVDHLVDGYERELFALLPEPSVSTPTTAERLTAYLRWALTSTHDAADLVILSDPKLRDRMIVRWTDRLRAWIEVPADLPAEHRARLHALRFIADGCWFADASNVLPLPAADRPALLAIALELLNGIDS, from the coding sequence ATGACGCTCGGGAATGCTCCGCACCGGCCCTCCCAGCGGGAGGCGGCGTTGGACCACGCCCTCGACCTGCTCCGTGTCGGCGGAGCCCTGTCGCTGGAATCGGCCGCCCGCGCCGCCGGCCTGAGCAAACCCGGGCTGATGTACCACTTCCCGACCAAGGAAGCGCTCATCACGGCGATGGTCGACCACCTGGTCGACGGCTACGAGCGCGAACTCTTCGCCCTGCTACCCGAGCCCTCGGTATCGACGCCCACTACGGCCGAACGGCTCACTGCCTACCTGCGGTGGGCACTCACCAGCACTCACGACGCGGCCGACCTGGTCATACTCAGCGACCCGAAACTACGGGACCGCATGATCGTCCGCTGGACCGACCGGCTCCGCGCCTGGATCGAAGTCCCCGCCGACCTTCCCGCCGAGCACCGCGCTCGCCTGCACGCGCTGCGCTTCATCGCCGACGGCTGCTGGTTCGCCGACGCCAGCAACGTCCTGCCGCTGCCCGCCGCCGACCGCCCGGCGCTGCTTGCCATCGCACTCGAACTGCTGAACGGAATCGACTCATGA
- a CDS encoding DMT family transporter — translation MQWAFLAAAILFELGGTLSLRAASTGRSAWYVGVLIGYVGAFAQLSLALDHGLALGVGYGIWAASGVALTAIAARVLFEEPLTVVMLGGIVLIVGGVLLVELGAAH, via the coding sequence ATGCAGTGGGCTTTCCTCGCCGCCGCCATCCTGTTCGAACTCGGCGGCACCCTCTCTCTCCGCGCCGCCTCCACCGGGCGCTCCGCCTGGTACGTCGGCGTACTCATCGGCTACGTCGGTGCCTTCGCCCAACTGTCGCTGGCGCTCGACCACGGTCTCGCGCTCGGCGTCGGCTACGGGATCTGGGCTGCCAGTGGCGTCGCCCTCACCGCGATCGCCGCCCGCGTCCTGTTCGAAGAACCCCTCACCGTCGTCATGCTCGGCGGCATCGTGCTCATCGTCGGAGGCGTCCTCCTCGTCGAGCTCGGCGCCGCCCACTGA
- a CDS encoding response regulator translates to MALIVTAEDDPDVRELIIALLQREGHTVVGAPDGVSALSEAYAHRPDLMITDNDMPGISGFELCKRLKESAATRHIPVLMISGSLTEAQVEAGLPCVTSSLAKPFRPRVLRERVEALLSSPASERRR, encoded by the coding sequence ATGGCGCTCATCGTGACGGCCGAGGATGATCCCGATGTCCGTGAGCTCATCATCGCCCTTTTGCAGCGGGAAGGGCATACGGTCGTCGGCGCACCCGATGGTGTCAGCGCACTGTCCGAGGCGTACGCCCACCGCCCAGATCTGATGATCACCGACAACGACATGCCGGGGATCTCGGGCTTCGAGCTGTGCAAGCGGTTGAAAGAGTCGGCCGCGACGCGTCACATCCCCGTGCTGATGATCAGCGGGTCTCTGACCGAAGCCCAAGTCGAGGCCGGCCTGCCTTGTGTGACCAGCAGCCTGGCCAAGCCCTTCCGGCCCCGCGTCCTACGCGAGCGTGTCGAGGCACTGCTCTCCTCCCCGGCGAGCGAACGACGACGCTAG
- a CDS encoding PP2C family protein-serine/threonine phosphatase: MTELTVLQQLLRQSHHARPEDLPEMAMRAAPLLEAQTLVIYLVDHRQRLLLPMPGESTPAREPMRIDATVAGRAYSQVSTVTHEAEGGIRVWLPLLNGAERLGVLEVCADRPLSESALDDCAAAAAILAELVVSRSFYSDTIERIRRREPMQLAAEMLRAQLPPLTYSTGRLVISGILEPCYDVGGDAFDYAVNGHTAHLALFDAPGHGSAGGMRAVVLASITLAAYRNARRADHDLIATYHHLDDAIRAHDPAGMITGVLAQIDLRTGILRVISAGHPNGIVLRRGKVVKVLPSPTALPVSLGDHRPPVVVEEALEPGDRVLLYTDGVTEARSPDGESFGIDRLIDYAVKAEADRLPAPETTRRLVHAILDFQNDDLRDDATVLLAEWTSPAPPDSHADLQSAPPHQPMNVND; encoded by the coding sequence GTGACCGAGTTGACGGTTCTGCAGCAGCTTCTGCGGCAATCGCATCACGCACGGCCGGAAGACCTACCGGAGATGGCGATGCGCGCCGCGCCCCTGCTGGAGGCACAGACGCTGGTCATCTACCTGGTCGACCACCGGCAGCGGCTGCTACTGCCGATGCCCGGCGAATCGACTCCTGCTCGGGAACCCATGCGGATCGACGCGACCGTAGCGGGCCGCGCCTACTCCCAGGTCAGCACGGTCACTCATGAAGCCGAGGGCGGAATCCGCGTCTGGCTACCCTTGCTGAACGGCGCCGAACGCCTCGGGGTGCTGGAAGTCTGCGCCGACCGACCACTGAGCGAGAGCGCTCTCGACGACTGCGCCGCAGCCGCCGCGATCCTGGCCGAGCTGGTCGTGTCCCGCAGCTTCTACAGCGACACCATCGAGCGGATACGGCGACGGGAACCGATGCAACTCGCCGCCGAGATGCTGCGCGCTCAGCTGCCCCCGCTGACCTACTCCACCGGCCGCCTGGTCATCAGCGGCATCCTGGAACCCTGCTACGACGTGGGCGGCGACGCGTTCGATTACGCCGTCAACGGCCACACCGCCCACCTCGCGCTGTTCGACGCACCCGGCCACGGCTCGGCCGGCGGCATGCGCGCGGTCGTGCTCGCCTCCATCACTCTGGCCGCCTACCGCAACGCCCGCCGCGCCGACCACGACCTGATCGCCACCTACCACCACCTCGACGACGCGATCCGCGCTCATGACCCCGCCGGAATGATCACCGGAGTACTCGCCCAGATCGATCTGCGGACCGGCATCCTCCGGGTGATCTCCGCCGGACACCCCAACGGCATCGTGCTGCGCCGCGGCAAGGTGGTGAAGGTACTTCCCAGCCCGACCGCGCTCCCGGTCAGCCTCGGCGACCACCGCCCACCGGTGGTGGTCGAGGAAGCCCTCGAGCCCGGCGACCGGGTGCTCCTCTATACCGACGGCGTCACCGAAGCGCGCTCCCCCGACGGCGAATCCTTCGGCATCGATCGACTCATCGACTACGCCGTCAAAGCCGAAGCCGACCGGCTCCCCGCACCAGAGACCACCCGGCGACTGGTGCACGCCATCCTCGACTTCCAGAACGACGATCTCCGAGACGACGCCACCGTCCTGCTCGCCGAGTGGACCAGTCCCGCACCGCCGGACTCCCACGCCGACCTCCAGTCCGCACCGCCGCACCAGCCGATGAACGTCAACGACTGA
- a CDS encoding bifunctional diguanylate cyclase/phosphodiesterase, with amino-acid sequence MRRLTQLGPVGWWQAPVVATPWLMAAVTGACSVVAGLVAMIIAWCNEPLREAVGETAVGAAAIVVGVFLGVRARRWPRIAFHGVVGSAVAVTTLLIWLARDEGHATAYVIIYSLVSLFTLFFFSWPAGVVHQVVIAASLAVAQLVWQAVPGSVVFALVSINALVAVIIGMLVRMAADADMDPLTGLFNRRGLDRALDEAFADREVTGRAMSVAIVNLDGFRVVNQRIGRAQADRLLRATARAWRLARPAGGTLARTRGDEFVLLLPGADASAAATQADALRALLELPCGLSAGVAEASQAESASHLLGRADAALRRAKREEPGSTVVDTPSDARNQDMVRALPAGEFAVVYQPIVNLATGAVRGAEALLRWTHPERGAIPPVEFIPVAEQSGFILDLGRWVLRTACQEAAGWDWADNPRVTVNVSGRQLHDPCFVQDVRQILAETGLAPSRLVLEITESMVEADAPSAFAALSTLRRDGVQVAIDDFGTGYSSLSRLDRLPVDILKIDQSFVRALRPEGAISPVITAVVALARAMGMTTVAEGIEEPYQAAALRAHGVDAGQGWLYGKPGTPHALATTAATEHHLIAAG; translated from the coding sequence ATGCGCAGGTTGACCCAGCTGGGGCCGGTCGGCTGGTGGCAGGCACCCGTGGTCGCCACCCCTTGGCTGATGGCTGCGGTCACCGGCGCCTGCTCGGTCGTGGCCGGCCTCGTCGCCATGATCATCGCGTGGTGCAACGAACCGCTCCGCGAGGCGGTAGGGGAGACCGCGGTGGGTGCCGCGGCGATCGTCGTCGGAGTGTTCCTCGGGGTCCGGGCGCGCCGCTGGCCACGCATCGCCTTCCACGGCGTCGTCGGGAGCGCGGTGGCCGTGACGACGCTGCTGATCTGGCTCGCCAGGGACGAAGGTCACGCCACGGCGTACGTCATCATCTATTCGCTGGTCTCGCTGTTCACCTTGTTCTTCTTCTCCTGGCCGGCCGGAGTCGTCCACCAGGTCGTCATCGCGGCCTCGCTGGCGGTCGCCCAGCTGGTCTGGCAGGCCGTCCCGGGCAGCGTCGTGTTCGCGCTCGTCTCGATCAACGCGTTGGTGGCGGTGATCATCGGGATGTTGGTGCGGATGGCCGCCGACGCCGACATGGACCCGCTCACCGGCCTGTTCAACCGCCGAGGGCTGGATCGGGCCCTGGACGAGGCGTTCGCTGATCGGGAGGTGACGGGGCGGGCGATGAGCGTGGCGATCGTCAACCTGGACGGCTTCCGCGTGGTCAATCAGCGCATCGGACGCGCCCAGGCGGACCGGCTGCTGCGCGCCACGGCGCGCGCCTGGCGGCTCGCCCGGCCGGCCGGCGGGACGCTGGCCCGCACCCGGGGTGACGAATTCGTCCTCCTGTTGCCGGGGGCGGACGCATCCGCCGCCGCCACCCAAGCCGACGCGTTGCGGGCTCTGCTGGAGCTCCCGTGCGGCCTGTCCGCGGGGGTGGCCGAAGCCAGCCAGGCCGAGAGCGCCTCGCATCTGCTCGGACGTGCGGACGCCGCTCTTCGCAGGGCCAAGCGTGAGGAGCCCGGCAGCACGGTCGTCGATACTCCAAGCGATGCGCGGAATCAGGACATGGTCCGCGCGCTGCCGGCCGGAGAGTTCGCCGTGGTCTACCAGCCGATCGTCAACCTGGCGACCGGCGCGGTGCGCGGCGCCGAGGCGCTGCTGCGCTGGACCCACCCCGAGCGTGGCGCCATCCCTCCGGTCGAGTTCATTCCGGTCGCCGAGCAGTCCGGATTCATCCTCGACCTCGGGCGCTGGGTTCTGCGTACGGCCTGTCAGGAGGCGGCCGGCTGGGACTGGGCGGACAACCCGCGGGTGACGGTTAACGTGTCCGGCCGGCAACTGCACGATCCCTGTTTCGTCCAGGACGTTCGGCAAATACTCGCCGAGACCGGCCTGGCGCCGTCCCGGCTGGTTCTGGAGATCACCGAAAGCATGGTCGAAGCCGACGCACCCTCGGCTTTCGCGGCACTCTCCACGCTGCGCCGCGACGGCGTACAGGTGGCGATCGACGACTTCGGAACTGGCTACTCGTCGCTCAGTCGCCTGGACCGACTTCCGGTCGACATCCTCAAGATCGACCAGTCGTTCGTCCGGGCGCTGCGCCCCGAGGGCGCCATCTCGCCGGTCATCACGGCCGTCGTCGCCCTGGCCCGCGCCATGGGCATGACTACGGTCGCCGAGGGCATCGAGGAGCCCTACCAAGCCGCAGCGCTCCGCGCCCACGGCGTCGACGCCGGACAGGGCTGGCTCTACGGTAAGCCCGGCACACCGCACGCCCTTGCGACCACGGCGGCCACGGAGCATCACCTAATCGCCGCGGGCTGA
- a CDS encoding PAS domain S-box protein, with amino-acid sequence MSEQTFLLGNLVIMVSYAAIMVAILVPLARAGQLRSNKLAMATALIFFSCAIGHGLHAVMSYEMILHAASMGGTAMDASGIPWPSALWDLLTAGVGIYYWSLRRSYGVLLGKGAIYVDPWGQHRLDEADARERAARHAAENHRATLAAVVEHTNDAIIGATLDGTVNAWNRGAERLFGYAAEEVIGRPAAILADDEHAGDQAAALARIIAGEQGLHYEARRRHKDGSPLEVSVGVAPVQDDVGTLIGISVVARDISAMKEAAERQRAIEERTHQAQRMESLGKLAGGVAHDFNNILAIIANYTEFAAEATGDNDAVQADLAQVQKATERAIGLTRQLLTFTRGDTIQPQDVDLNAAIAEVHAMLERTIGEHIIVQTVPAPEAPVIHADPGQIQQVLLNLAINARDAMPDGGTLVLEARRTALDGREVNMQPPLEAGVYACLLVSDTGEGMPPDVAEHIFEPFYTTKPRGRGTGLGLSTVYGIVTEAAGSINVYSEPGVGTTFRMYFPLATAPESAGETADPDAEPAPAEGSTVLVVEDEPALARVITRILTKAGYHVLSATNGQDALVLHEQQGCDLLLTDVIMPEMSGPRLAELLQHRHPGLPVLYMSGYSNGLLGTTHVLDEDVAFIEKPFTSKDLRAKIGDVLASAARL; translated from the coding sequence ATGTCCGAACAGACTTTCCTGCTCGGCAATCTGGTGATCATGGTCTCGTACGCCGCGATCATGGTCGCTATTCTGGTGCCGCTGGCCCGAGCTGGGCAGTTGCGGTCGAACAAGCTGGCTATGGCGACGGCGTTGATCTTCTTCAGCTGCGCCATCGGGCACGGTCTGCACGCGGTGATGTCCTACGAGATGATCCTGCACGCGGCGTCCATGGGTGGAACAGCGATGGACGCGAGCGGGATACCGTGGCCGTCGGCGCTCTGGGACCTGCTCACTGCCGGCGTCGGCATTTACTACTGGTCCTTGCGCCGGAGCTACGGCGTGCTGCTCGGCAAGGGCGCCATTTATGTGGATCCGTGGGGCCAGCATCGGCTCGACGAGGCCGACGCGCGGGAACGTGCCGCCCGTCACGCGGCCGAGAACCATCGGGCCACGCTCGCCGCGGTGGTCGAACATACGAATGACGCGATCATCGGGGCGACGCTGGACGGCACGGTCAACGCGTGGAACCGCGGCGCCGAGCGGCTCTTCGGGTATGCGGCTGAGGAAGTGATCGGGCGGCCCGCGGCGATCCTCGCGGACGACGAGCATGCCGGTGATCAGGCGGCCGCCCTCGCGCGCATCATCGCGGGCGAACAAGGGCTCCACTACGAGGCGCGACGCCGGCACAAGGACGGCTCGCCGCTCGAGGTCTCGGTCGGTGTCGCGCCGGTCCAGGACGACGTCGGAACCCTCATCGGTATCTCCGTGGTCGCTCGCGACATCAGCGCGATGAAGGAAGCGGCCGAGCGACAGCGCGCCATCGAGGAGCGCACCCACCAGGCCCAGCGTATGGAGAGTCTGGGGAAACTGGCCGGTGGTGTCGCCCACGACTTCAACAACATCCTGGCCATCATCGCCAACTACACCGAGTTCGCCGCCGAGGCCACCGGAGACAACGACGCGGTGCAGGCCGACCTCGCCCAGGTGCAGAAGGCGACCGAGCGCGCGATCGGTCTCACCCGCCAGTTGTTGACCTTCACCCGCGGAGACACCATCCAGCCGCAGGACGTGGACCTCAACGCCGCGATCGCCGAGGTGCACGCGATGCTCGAACGCACCATCGGTGAGCACATCATCGTGCAGACCGTGCCCGCGCCGGAGGCTCCGGTGATCCATGCCGATCCCGGTCAAATTCAGCAGGTTCTGCTCAACCTCGCCATCAACGCCCGAGACGCCATGCCGGACGGTGGCACGCTGGTCCTCGAGGCCCGCCGAACCGCGCTCGACGGACGCGAGGTGAACATGCAGCCTCCCTTGGAGGCGGGGGTCTACGCGTGCCTGCTCGTCAGCGACACCGGGGAAGGTATGCCACCGGACGTAGCCGAGCACATCTTCGAGCCGTTCTACACCACCAAGCCACGGGGCCGAGGCACCGGATTGGGCCTCTCGACCGTCTACGGCATCGTCACCGAGGCCGCCGGCAGCATCAACGTGTACTCCGAGCCCGGGGTCGGCACCACGTTCCGCATGTACTTCCCGCTGGCGACAGCGCCGGAGAGCGCGGGCGAAACCGCCGACCCGGATGCCGAGCCAGCTCCCGCCGAGGGAAGCACGGTCCTGGTCGTCGAGGACGAGCCCGCCCTGGCCCGCGTCATCACCCGCATCCTGACCAAAGCCGGGTATCACGTCCTGTCGGCGACCAACGGGCAGGACGCGCTGGTCCTCCACGAGCAGCAGGGCTGCGACCTGCTGCTCACCGACGTGATCATGCCCGAGATGTCCGGGCCGAGGCTGGCTGAGCTACTCCAGCATCGCCATCCGGGGCTCCCTGTGCTCTACATGTCCGGATACAGCAACGGACTGCTCGGCACCACCCACGTGCTCGACGAGGACGTCGCCTTCATCGAGAAGCCTTTCACCAGCAAGGACCTCCGCGCCAAGATCGGCGACGTCTTGGCCAGCGCGGCAAGGCTCTAG
- a CDS encoding EAL domain-containing protein, producing MDVPSRRRRDAAHRDAETGLPPTQLVLEVTESLLHADAPIALAALQALRADGVRIAVDDFGTGYSSLGRLERLPVDILKIDRSFVTALRPDAPAAPVITAIVALAHALGMTTVAEGIEEPYQAAALIAHGCKAGQGWLFGRPGPPGALAALATAPRVPDLPRRSVSTR from the coding sequence ATGGACGTTCCATCTCGTCGTCGTCGGGACGCTGCTCATCGCGACGCCGAGACCGGTCTGCCGCCCACCCAGCTCGTGCTGGAGGTGACCGAGAGCTTGCTCCACGCCGATGCACCGATCGCGCTAGCTGCCCTGCAGGCACTCCGGGCCGACGGCGTCCGGATCGCCGTGGACGACTTCGGCACCGGCTACTCGTCACTGGGCCGCTTGGAGCGGCTGCCCGTCGACATCCTGAAGATCGACCGCTCGTTCGTGACCGCACTCCGGCCGGACGCTCCGGCCGCGCCGGTGATCACCGCGATCGTCGCGCTGGCGCACGCCCTCGGGATGACCACGGTCGCCGAGGGTATCGAAGAGCCCTACCAGGCCGCTGCGTTGATCGCGCACGGATGCAAGGCGGGTCAGGGCTGGCTTTTCGGGCGCCCCGGTCCGCCCGGAGCGCTGGCGGCACTCGCCACCGCCCCACGGGTCCCCGACCTGCCTCGACGATCCGTTTCCACCCGCTGA
- a CDS encoding DMT family transporter, which produces MTKWLLLVGAIASEVVATLSLKGALDHPALYVLVVVGYTASFILITGVLRQGMGIGVAYGIWAALGVASTAVLSALIYDEPFTLVMAGGLLLIIGGVLLVELGSQAAHAKQARLETGVS; this is translated from the coding sequence ATGACCAAATGGCTGCTGCTGGTCGGTGCGATCGCCAGCGAAGTCGTCGCCACGCTGTCCCTCAAGGGCGCCCTCGACCACCCCGCCCTCTACGTGTTGGTCGTCGTTGGCTACACCGCATCCTTCATCCTGATCACCGGCGTCCTCCGTCAGGGAATGGGCATCGGTGTGGCCTACGGCATCTGGGCCGCTCTCGGCGTCGCGAGTACCGCGGTCCTCTCCGCGCTCATCTACGACGAGCCCTTCACCCTCGTCATGGCCGGGGGCCTGCTGCTCATCATCGGTGGCGTCCTCCTCGTCGAACTGGGCTCCCAAGCCGCCCACGCCAAGCAGGCACGCCTCGAAACCGGAGTCAGCTGA